In the Deinococcus aerolatus genome, one interval contains:
- a CDS encoding WecB/TagA/CpsF family glycosyltransferase: MSLPIPSDPRSAAPAPPASPAVGASPHPALTSRSILGMRVDVTTYADATARVMAWARAGQGRYVCASNVHMVMETSDSAEFRDVVNGADLVTSDGVPLVWALKALGVPQAERVYGPTLMLHVCEAAAREGVPIALYGGTPESLEEFVLFLHANYPGIEIACLIAPPFRPPTPEEDAYYTQQLVDSGARIVFVGIGCPKQERWMAAHTGRLDAVLLGMGAAFDFHTGRVRQAPAAMQRLGLEWLFRLFMEPRRLWKRYAKHNPRFVGRFLLQLLGQKIINRGRRASRD, encoded by the coding sequence ATGTCGCTGCCTATCCCCTCCGATCCGCGCTCCGCCGCGCCTGCTCCGCCTGCTTCACCCGCCGTGGGGGCGTCTCCGCACCCTGCCCTGACCTCCCGCTCGATTCTGGGAATGCGGGTGGATGTCACCACCTACGCGGACGCCACGGCCAGGGTCATGGCCTGGGCGCGGGCGGGTCAGGGGCGCTACGTCTGTGCCTCCAACGTTCACATGGTCATGGAGACCAGCGACAGCGCCGAGTTCCGGGATGTGGTGAACGGGGCCGATCTGGTGACGTCCGACGGCGTGCCGCTGGTGTGGGCCTTGAAGGCGCTGGGGGTGCCACAGGCCGAGCGCGTGTACGGCCCCACCCTGATGCTGCACGTCTGCGAGGCCGCGGCCCGTGAAGGGGTGCCCATCGCCCTGTACGGCGGTACGCCTGAGAGTCTGGAGGAGTTCGTGCTGTTCCTGCACGCCAACTATCCGGGCATCGAGATCGCCTGCCTGATCGCTCCACCGTTCCGTCCCCCCACCCCCGAGGAAGACGCGTACTACACGCAGCAGCTGGTCGACTCCGGAGCGCGCATCGTGTTTGTGGGCATCGGCTGCCCCAAGCAGGAACGCTGGATGGCCGCCCACACCGGGCGTCTGGACGCGGTGCTGCTGGGCATGGGGGCTGCCTTCGACTTTCATACGGGGCGGGTCCGGCAGGCCCCCGCCGCCATGCAGCGGCTGGGCTTGGAATGGCTGTTCCGCCTGTTCATGGAGCCGCGCCGCTTGTGGAAGCGCTATGCCAAACATAACCCGCGCTTCGTGGGCAGGTTCCTGCTGCAACTGCTGGGCCAGAAGATCATTAACCGGGGGCGCAGGGCGAGCCGGGATTAA
- a CDS encoding DUF6979 family protein — MLSALLTELALCNPSSPEEAWNAAVQMLAEQGLGTASGQVKGCPRTAFVGLASHGLISGFSAPSPRPLNQNARYALSAYRL, encoded by the coding sequence ATGCTGTCCGCACTTCTGACCGAATTGGCCCTGTGCAATCCGTCCTCGCCTGAAGAGGCGTGGAACGCTGCTGTCCAGATGCTTGCCGAGCAGGGTCTGGGGACGGCTTCCGGCCAGGTTAAAGGGTGCCCGCGGACGGCCTTTGTGGGACTGGCTTCACACGGCCTGATCAGTGGCTTCTCCGCTCCGTCTCCCAGACCCTTGAATCAAAATGCCCGCTATGCCCTGAGCGCTTACCGCCTGTAA
- a CDS encoding cation:proton antiporter, whose amino-acid sequence MLTAFATLLCVTALLAYLNERFVHFPTTVGVTLSGALASIVLIALDALGLIPGVRGWAAELLKTLNFTNFVLNGILAVLLFAGALSLDARQLLRQRGSILTLAFLSTLISTFLIGFAAYFVFRWVGLDVPLIWALLFGALISPTDPVAVLDLLKRARVPARIETLIAGESLFNDGVGVVIFLALAGIAGSGGRHDGDVGALDVLVLFLREAGGGLLFGAVLGMTGYRLLRSIHQHAVEILVTLAVVVGGYVAAAALEISGPLAMVVAGLVISANRQEVFGEETGELVESFWETTEQVLNILLFAFIGLDVLLTRTTGAQLIASAVLIVVALAARWISVALPFALVRAREGYGAYTVRLLTWGGLRGGIAISLALSLPASPYRTHIVTVTYAIVLFTIAVQGLTILPLVRRAAAASPDA is encoded by the coding sequence ATGCTGACCGCCTTCGCCACGCTGCTGTGCGTCACGGCGCTGCTGGCGTATCTCAACGAACGCTTTGTCCACTTCCCCACCACTGTGGGCGTCACGCTGTCAGGGGCGCTGGCGAGCATCGTGCTGATTGCGCTGGATGCGCTGGGGCTGATTCCCGGCGTGCGCGGCTGGGCGGCGGAACTGCTCAAAACGCTGAACTTCACCAATTTTGTCCTCAACGGTATTCTGGCCGTGCTGCTGTTCGCGGGTGCATTAAGTCTGGACGCCCGGCAACTGCTGCGCCAGCGTGGCAGCATCCTGACCCTGGCCTTTCTCAGCACGCTGATCAGTACCTTCCTGATCGGCTTCGCGGCGTATTTTGTCTTTAGGTGGGTGGGCCTGGATGTGCCGCTGATCTGGGCGCTGCTGTTCGGGGCGCTGATCAGCCCCACCGATCCGGTGGCGGTCTTGGATCTGCTGAAGCGGGCCAGGGTTCCGGCCAGAATTGAGACGCTGATTGCCGGAGAAAGCCTGTTCAACGACGGCGTCGGCGTGGTGATCTTTCTGGCCCTGGCCGGCATTGCCGGCAGCGGTGGGCGGCATGACGGTGATGTGGGCGCGTTGGACGTCCTGGTCCTGTTTCTGCGAGAGGCGGGCGGAGGGCTCCTGTTCGGGGCCGTGCTGGGTATGACGGGCTACCGCCTGCTGCGGAGCATCCACCAGCACGCCGTCGAAATTCTGGTCACGCTGGCCGTGGTGGTGGGCGGCTACGTGGCCGCCGCGGCGCTGGAAATCAGCGGTCCGCTGGCGATGGTGGTGGCAGGTCTGGTGATCTCGGCCAACCGACAGGAGGTGTTCGGCGAGGAAACCGGGGAACTGGTGGAGAGCTTCTGGGAGACCACCGAACAGGTGCTGAACATTCTGCTGTTTGCCTTTATCGGGCTGGACGTGCTGCTGACCCGCACCACCGGCGCGCAGCTGATCGCCAGCGCCGTGCTGATTGTCGTGGCGCTGGCCGCCCGCTGGATCAGTGTCGCTCTGCCTTTCGCGCTGGTCCGTGCCCGCGAGGGCTACGGTGCGTACACCGTGCGGCTGCTGACCTGGGGCGGTCTGCGCGGCGGCATTGCCATCAGTCTGGCCCTGAGTCTGCCTGCCAGCCCGTACCGTACGCATATCGTGACCGTGACCTACGCCATCGTGCTGTTCACGATTGCCGTGCAGGGACTGACCATTCTGCCGCTGGTCCGCAGGGCCGCCGCCGCCAGCCCGGACGCATGA
- a CDS encoding NADP-dependent oxidoreductase produces the protein MTTSQKTMSREIQLAARPQGAPKDSDFALVDRELGQPRQGEVLVRNLFLSVDPYMRGRMNDVKSYTPPFALNETMTGGAVGEVIASGADGLSVGDLVLHDQGWRTHALLPAKAARKVDAMQSVSPSAYLGILGMPGLTAYAGLLDVAAFKQDDVVFVSGAAGAVGSAVGQIARLKGAGRVIGSAGSADKVSHLTGTLGFDAAFNYKDGSVTKLLREAAPDGIDVYFDNVGGDHLEAALFAFNTFGRAALCGAISQYNATEAPSAPRNLALAIGKQLTLKGFIVGTYSHRYAQFVQEVGGWIASGELQYDETVVEGIDHMPGAFMGLLDGQNTGKMVVRL, from the coding sequence ATGACGACTTCACAGAAGACGATGTCCCGCGAGATCCAACTGGCCGCCCGTCCCCAGGGGGCGCCCAAAGACAGCGACTTCGCGCTGGTGGACCGCGAGCTGGGCCAGCCGAGGCAGGGCGAGGTGCTGGTCCGCAATCTGTTTCTGAGCGTTGATCCCTACATGCGCGGGCGCATGAACGACGTCAAGTCCTACACGCCCCCCTTCGCGCTGAACGAGACCATGACCGGCGGCGCGGTGGGCGAGGTCATCGCCTCGGGCGCGGACGGCCTGAGCGTGGGCGATCTGGTGCTGCACGATCAGGGGTGGCGCACCCACGCGCTGCTGCCGGCGAAGGCGGCGCGCAAGGTGGACGCGATGCAGAGCGTCTCGCCCAGCGCCTACCTGGGCATTCTGGGCATGCCCGGCCTGACCGCCTACGCGGGCCTGCTGGACGTTGCCGCGTTCAAGCAGGACGACGTGGTGTTCGTGTCGGGCGCGGCAGGCGCGGTGGGCAGCGCCGTGGGCCAGATCGCCCGCCTCAAGGGGGCCGGGCGCGTGATTGGCAGCGCCGGGTCCGCCGACAAGGTGTCGCACCTGACCGGCACCCTGGGCTTCGACGCCGCCTTCAATTACAAGGACGGCTCCGTCACCAAGCTGCTGCGCGAGGCCGCGCCGGACGGTATCGACGTGTATTTCGACAATGTGGGCGGCGATCATCTGGAGGCCGCGCTGTTCGCCTTCAACACCTTCGGGCGGGCGGCGCTGTGCGGGGCCATCAGCCAGTACAACGCCACCGAGGCTCCCAGCGCCCCGCGCAACTTGGCGCTGGCGATTGGCAAGCAGCTGACCCTCAAGGGCTTCATCGTCGGCACCTACAGCCACCGGTACGCCCAGTTCGTGCAGGAGGTGGGCGGCTGGATCGCGTCCGGCGAACTGCAGTACGACGAAACCGTGGTGGAGGGCATTGACCACATGCCCGGCGCGTTCATGGGCCTGCTGGACGGCCAGAACACCGGGAAGATGGTGGTCAGGCTGTAA
- a CDS encoding thiamine diphosphokinase — MIAWILVGGRLTLTPALDTLPRPTLVVAADGGARHAAGLGVAVDAWVGDFDSSEGVTVDAPREVHPAAKNETDAELAVRVALGRGATELVFLGAFGGRFDHAAALLLGGVRLAREGRRVTLSSGDEWAWPLLPASPLSLALPPGVTLSVVACHDLRGLTLSGVRWPLHGAAVPLGSGWTVSNETNGETVTAALQGGYALITALWSGAPVPG; from the coding sequence GTGATCGCCTGGATTCTGGTCGGCGGGCGGCTGACGCTTACGCCTGCGCTGGACACCCTGCCGCGCCCCACCCTGGTGGTGGCGGCGGACGGGGGCGCACGCCACGCGGCGGGTCTGGGGGTGGCGGTGGACGCCTGGGTGGGCGACTTCGACTCCTCGGAGGGCGTGACGGTGGACGCCCCACGCGAGGTGCATCCGGCGGCCAAGAATGAGACCGACGCCGAACTGGCCGTGCGTGTGGCGCTGGGGCGCGGGGCCACCGAACTGGTGTTCCTGGGGGCCTTCGGCGGGCGCTTTGACCACGCGGCGGCCCTGCTGCTGGGCGGCGTGCGGCTGGCGCGCGAGGGCCGCCGCGTAACCCTGAGCAGCGGCGACGAGTGGGCCTGGCCGCTGCTGCCCGCCTCTCCCCTGTCGCTGGCACTGCCCCCCGGCGTGACCCTGAGCGTGGTGGCGTGCCACGACCTGCGCGGCCTGACCCTGAGTGGGGTGCGCTGGCCGCTGCACGGCGCGGCGGTCCCGCTGGGCAGCGGCTGGACAGTCAGCAACGAGACCAACGGGGAGACCGTGACCGCCGCCCTGCAAGGGGGCTACGCGCTGATCACGGCCTTGTGGAGCGGGGCGCCAGTCCCCGGTTAA
- a CDS encoding ABC transporter ATP-binding protein, producing the protein MLPPALTTHHLSKSYGPVQAARDVSLTVGAGETLALLGPSGCGKSTVLRMVAGLERPDAGRVEVGGRDVTGLPPEARHIGLVFQDYALFPHLSVLNNVAYGPRMRGAARAEAHRRAQEALALVNLTELAARTPGQLSGGQAQRVALARALATNSPLLLLDEPLSNLDERLRAELRNDLRDLFRRVGAGVLLVTHDQREALALAGQVAVMRAGQLVQTGAAREVFDRPATAWVAAFLGWANVLVRGSGQALLVPEDAVRLGEGEAFPVTSRHTTEAGETVTVAHLLGPLTLNLSAREVGLLGGEGLRMEVDEGRLRTVTDDRD; encoded by the coding sequence GTGCTCCCCCCCGCCCTCACCACCCATCACCTTTCCAAGTCCTACGGCCCCGTGCAGGCGGCCAGGGACGTGTCCCTCACCGTGGGGGCGGGCGAGACCCTGGCCCTGCTCGGCCCGTCAGGCTGCGGCAAGAGCACGGTGCTGCGGATGGTGGCGGGCCTGGAACGCCCGGACGCGGGGCGGGTGGAGGTAGGTGGGCGCGATGTGACGGGGCTGCCGCCGGAAGCGCGGCACATCGGGCTGGTGTTTCAGGACTACGCGCTGTTTCCGCACCTGAGCGTGCTGAACAACGTGGCCTACGGCCCCCGGATGCGCGGCGCGGCGCGGGCCGAGGCGCACCGGCGGGCGCAGGAGGCGCTGGCGCTGGTCAACCTGACCGAACTGGCCGCCCGCACACCGGGGCAGCTGTCCGGCGGACAGGCCCAGCGGGTGGCGCTGGCCCGCGCCCTGGCGACGAATTCGCCGCTGCTGCTGCTGGACGAGCCGCTGAGCAATCTGGACGAACGCCTGCGGGCCGAGCTGAGAAACGATCTGCGCGACCTGTTCCGGCGCGTCGGCGCGGGCGTGCTGCTGGTGACCCACGATCAGCGCGAGGCGCTGGCGCTGGCCGGACAGGTGGCGGTGATGCGGGCCGGGCAGCTCGTGCAGACCGGCGCAGCGCGTGAGGTTTTTGACCGGCCCGCGACGGCGTGGGTGGCCGCTTTCCTGGGCTGGGCGAATGTGCTGGTGCGCGGGAGCGGTCAGGCGCTGCTGGTTCCCGAGGACGCTGTGCGGCTGGGCGAGGGCGAGGCTTTTCCCGTGACCTCCCGCCACACCACCGAGGCCGGCGAGACGGTCACGGTGGCGCACCTGCTGGGACCACTGACCCTGAACCTCAGCGCGCGGGAGGTGGGGCTGCTGGGGGGTGAGGGGCTGCGAATGGAGGTGGACGAGGGGCGACTTCGGACGGTGACCGATGACCGGGACTGA
- a CDS encoding ABC transporter permease has protein sequence MIPSRLSGWLLALPALVFTALLLAVPLGRTLAEGGVNLGVWRDPYFLGRLGWTLTQAGGTALLALLIGAPLAYLLSRADVPGKRLFLRLLLLPFVTPTLVAVLGLSALLGPRGWLTTLTGVDVSDTPALIILGNLFFNLPVMIRLAHGGFSRVPPHLIGAARTLGASGWQAALGVALPLALPGLAAGLVLVFLYSALSFGLPLALGGEQYATLEVEIYTLTALQLRLSEASALIAGQLLLTLVATWAYTGLTRGGTGVPAGGLPPARGSVRAGILGLGAVTLLVCFAPLVAVVARGLLGSAGPTLLYWQGILADPDTPLLLGNTLRFGAMALVGATLLGGLYALGAWLARSRVLDLISLLPLMVSPVSLAVGYLLAYPALAATLPMLIAAYTLLALPLVVRSVLPALRALPPRLFEAARTLGAGPLAAQRTVTLPLTLPALRGGAALALATVLGEFGATLVLTRPEWATLSVGLYDRLGRPGERNLGEACALATVLLLLSATAFTVLDGGEGEVT, from the coding sequence ATGATTCCCTCCCGCCTGTCCGGCTGGCTGCTGGCCCTGCCCGCGCTGGTGTTCACGGCGCTGCTGCTGGCCGTGCCGCTGGGGCGCACGCTGGCCGAGGGCGGCGTGAACTTGGGCGTGTGGCGCGATCCGTACTTCCTGGGACGACTGGGCTGGACCCTGACGCAGGCCGGCGGCACGGCGCTGCTGGCGCTGCTGATCGGCGCGCCGCTGGCGTACCTGCTCTCCAGGGCCGACGTTCCGGGCAAGCGGCTGTTTCTGCGGCTGCTGCTGCTGCCCTTCGTGACGCCCACGCTGGTGGCGGTGCTGGGCCTCTCGGCGCTGCTGGGACCGCGCGGCTGGCTGACCACGCTGACGGGAGTGGACGTCAGCGACACGCCCGCCCTGATCATTCTGGGCAACCTGTTTTTCAACCTGCCGGTGATGATCCGCCTGGCCCACGGGGGGTTCTCGCGGGTGCCCCCGCATCTGATCGGCGCGGCGCGGACGCTGGGCGCGAGCGGCTGGCAGGCGGCCCTGGGTGTGGCGCTGCCGCTGGCGCTGCCGGGGCTGGCGGCGGGGCTGGTGCTGGTCTTTCTGTACTCGGCCCTGAGTTTCGGACTGCCGCTGGCGCTGGGCGGCGAGCAGTACGCGACGCTGGAGGTGGAGATCTACACCCTGACCGCCCTGCAACTGCGCCTGTCCGAGGCCAGCGCGTTGATCGCGGGCCAGCTGCTGCTGACGCTGGTGGCAACGTGGGCCTACACCGGGTTAACCCGCGGCGGAACGGGGGTGCCGGCGGGCGGCCTGCCCCCGGCGCGGGGCAGCGTGCGGGCGGGCATCCTGGGGCTGGGCGCCGTGACGCTGCTGGTCTGCTTCGCGCCTCTTGTGGCGGTGGTGGCGCGGGGGCTGCTGGGTTCGGCGGGGCCGACGCTGCTGTACTGGCAGGGCATCCTCGCGGACCCCGATACGCCGCTGCTGCTGGGCAACACCCTAAGATTCGGGGCGATGGCGCTGGTGGGCGCCACCCTGCTGGGCGGGCTGTACGCGCTGGGGGCGTGGCTGGCGCGTTCGCGGGTGCTGGATCTGATCTCGCTGCTGCCGCTGATGGTCTCGCCCGTGTCGCTGGCGGTGGGCTACCTGCTGGCGTACCCGGCGCTGGCGGCCACGCTGCCCATGCTGATCGCGGCCTACACGCTGCTGGCGCTGCCGCTGGTGGTGCGCTCGGTGCTGCCCGCGCTGCGGGCGCTGCCGCCCCGGCTGTTCGAGGCCGCCCGCACCCTGGGTGCCGGCCCGCTGGCCGCCCAGCGCACGGTCACGCTGCCGCTGACGCTGCCGGCCCTGCGCGGCGGCGCGGCACTGGCCCTGGCCACCGTGCTGGGCGAGTTCGGTGCCACGCTGGTGCTGACCCGTCCCGAGTGGGCCACCCTCAGCGTGGGCCTGTATGACCGCCTGGGCCGCCCCGGCGAGCGCAATCTGGGCGAGGCGTGTGCCCTGGCCACCGTGCTGCTGCTGCTGTCGGCCACGGCCTTCACGGTGCTGGACGGCGGCGAGGGGGAAGTGACGTGA